The proteins below come from a single Natranaerofaba carboxydovora genomic window:
- the dapA gene encoding 4-hydroxy-tetrahydrodipicolinate synthase, with product MVFTKLFHYESNIVLINFKEEERIPIIRLGRVQTAMVTPFKKDLELDLGGVAPLVEYLCNSGTEGLVVTGTTGESPTLTLEEKEKLWLEVIRTKPQNVPMIAGTGSNDTRETVEASIKAEKAGADAIMLVTPYYNKPPQSNMKAHFEEVAKKVNLPIMLYNVPKRTGANLLPDTVKELMNCDNIIAIKEASGDLEQVAKLRRLIGNRIKIFSGEDSITLPMMALGASGVVSVASHIAGELFKEMLESFVSGDVDKAMRTHYDLMPLFEGLSISTNPIPVKSALNLAGVSVGPLRPPLQELDKDDKAKLKKVLQDYA from the coding sequence ATGGTCTTCACAAAACTTTTTCATTATGAATCAAATATAGTACTAATAAATTTTAAAGAAGAGGAGAGGATACCCATTATACGCTTGGGACGTGTACAAACGGCGATGGTAACTCCTTTTAAAAAAGATCTTGAATTAGATCTTGGAGGTGTAGCCCCCCTTGTTGAGTACTTGTGTAACAGTGGAACAGAGGGATTGGTAGTTACTGGAACAACTGGTGAGTCACCTACACTTACCTTGGAGGAAAAGGAAAAACTATGGCTAGAAGTGATTAGGACAAAACCTCAAAATGTGCCTATGATAGCAGGAACTGGATCAAACGATACAAGAGAAACTGTTGAAGCATCCATAAAAGCTGAAAAAGCTGGTGCAGATGCAATAATGCTTGTCACACCATATTATAATAAGCCACCTCAATCAAACATGAAAGCACACTTTGAAGAGGTTGCCAAAAAGGTTAACCTACCAATAATGTTATATAATGTGCCAAAACGTACCGGTGCTAATCTATTACCTGATACAGTTAAAGAGTTAATGAATTGTGATAACATAATAGCAATAAAAGAAGCTAGTGGGGACTTGGAACAGGTTGCAAAACTTAGAAGGCTAATAGGGAATAGGATTAAGATATTTTCTGGGGAAGATAGCATTACACTTCCTATGATGGCTTTGGGAGCTTCTGGAGTTGTGAGTGTTGCTTCTCATATTGCAGGGGAGTTATTTAAAGAGATGCTTGAAAGCTTTGTCTCTGGAGATGTAGACAAGGCGATGAGGACCCATTATGACTTAATGCCTTTATTTGAAGGGTTATCTATCTCAACTAACCCTATCCCAGTAAAATCAGCTTTAAATCTGGCAGGTGTCTCTGTAGGCCCTTTGAGGCCACCACTGCAAGAATTAGACAAAGATGATAAAGCAAAGTTAAAAAAAGTTCTTCAGGATTATGCCTGA
- a CDS encoding ATP-binding protein, translating to MNEKHAIIKEAVGTLVENSLNAGAKKITSKVEDENGKYTVFVKDDGHGMNEETKEKVKNLLEKKEEKKESSSSLERLVNYIEDFHLATREGAGTEITISIK from the coding sequence TTGAATGAAAAACACGCAATAATTAAAGAAGCAGTAGGAACTTTAGTAGAGAATTCTTTAAATGCCGGAGCAAAAAAGATAACTTCCAAGGTAGAAGACGAAAATGGAAAGTACACAGTTTTTGTTAAAGACGACGGCCACGGGATGAACGAAGAAACAAAAGAAAAAGTAAAAAATCTTTTGGAAAAAAAAGAAGAAAAAAAAGAGTCTAGTTCTTCTTTAGAACGACTGGTTAATTACATTGAAGATTTTCACTTAGCCACCAGGGAAGGTGCAGGTACAGAGATCACCATTAGTATTAAGTAA
- a CDS encoding DUF503 domain-containing protein encodes MEVGILIVKISIGEASSLKEKRRILKSLIDVLKNKFNLSIAEVGEQNKWQVAELGIAVVGNDKSYLNRVIEKVVDKIETKKDIVMMDYEVHFW; translated from the coding sequence TTGGAAGTAGGCATCCTTATAGTAAAAATATCAATCGGAGAGGCATCTTCACTTAAAGAAAAGCGTAGAATTTTAAAGAGTTTAATTGATGTACTGAAAAACAAGTTCAACCTTTCCATTGCTGAAGTTGGGGAACAGAACAAGTGGCAGGTTGCAGAACTGGGAATTGCTGTGGTAGGTAATGACAAATCTTATCTTAATAGGGTTATTGAAAAAGTTGTAGATAAGATAGAGACCAAAAAAGACATAGTAATGATGGATTATGAAGTTCACTTCTGGTAA
- a CDS encoding small, acid-soluble spore protein, alpha/beta type yields the protein MSENKKENKSDAIERLKWETAMDLGLLPKVLEKGWEYLTAEETGRLGGIVARKLKKTKSNK from the coding sequence ATGTCAGAAAACAAAAAGGAAAACAAGTCTGATGCAATAGAACGTCTTAAATGGGAAACTGCAATGGACCTTGGGCTATTACCAAAAGTTTTGGAGAAAGGCTGGGAATACTTGACTGCCGAAGAAACTGGTAGGCTTGGTGGTATTGTTGCAAGAAAACTTAAAAAAACAAAAAGCAACAAGTGA
- a CDS encoding cytochrome c biogenesis CcdA family protein, producing the protein MVSSSISIGMALGGGLLFFFNPCVWPLYPAYVSYIAGSSLSEIKTGENRYKLLKNTLGFILGFSVIFVALGALATSVGSYYQNQVLFERLAGVVIIFFGLQLSGLLKFNFLSMDKRFSFMPSKPGFFSSIIFGATFALGWTPCATPILGAILAYAFTHETLLQGMFLLGLFSVGFAVPFLIFSLLFTVLSGVVENWIARVAKHLPTINKISGFVLLFIGALLLFNKMSDISVWLYGLFN; encoded by the coding sequence ATGGTATCTTCGTCTATATCAATAGGCATGGCCCTGGGGGGTGGTTTGTTATTCTTTTTCAACCCTTGTGTGTGGCCATTATACCCTGCGTATGTATCGTATATAGCGGGATCGTCGTTATCAGAAATCAAAACTGGTGAGAATAGATATAAACTTTTAAAAAATACCCTAGGGTTTATCCTCGGTTTTTCTGTGATTTTTGTAGCCCTTGGAGCGCTTGCAACTTCTGTAGGTAGTTATTATCAAAATCAAGTGCTATTTGAGAGGTTAGCAGGAGTAGTTATAATTTTCTTTGGGCTTCAGTTAAGTGGTTTGTTAAAATTTAATTTTCTGTCTATGGACAAAAGGTTTTCCTTTATGCCAAGTAAACCTGGATTTTTTAGTTCTATTATCTTTGGGGCTACTTTTGCTTTAGGTTGGACACCTTGTGCGACCCCAATACTTGGAGCTATATTAGCATATGCTTTTACTCATGAAACCCTTTTACAAGGAATGTTTTTATTAGGCCTTTTTTCAGTAGGTTTTGCTGTTCCATTTTTGATATTTTCTTTACTCTTTACTGTGTTAAGTGGTGTAGTTGAAAATTGGATAGCGAGAGTCGCAAAACATCTGCCAACAATTAATAAAATAAGCGGTTTTGTGTTATTGTTTATCGGAGCCTTACTACTATTTAATAAAATGAGTGATATAAGTGTTTGGCTTTATGGTTTATTTAATTAA
- a CDS encoding TlpA family protein disulfide reductase, with the protein MIKKKTVIIAIFVVSVLILFTFGGCMFGDDSQGDKAPEGAANGESEVEGEKAYSFSLENLAGEEVSMDELEGKVVFVKFWGMFCPNCLIDLPYIDDLHNDYVDDEEVEILTVNFSDSPSDVESLMEDEGYSFEVLFDIDEEAARGFGVTGAPTYYVVDADGKIVFENPGQLGYDNAKNAIEDAR; encoded by the coding sequence ATGATTAAAAAAAAGACTGTCATTATAGCTATTTTTGTGGTTTCTGTTTTAATCCTTTTTACATTTGGAGGGTGTATGTTTGGGGATGATTCCCAGGGAGACAAAGCACCTGAAGGGGCTGCAAATGGAGAAAGTGAAGTAGAGGGAGAAAAGGCTTATTCTTTTTCTTTAGAAAATTTAGCAGGTGAAGAAGTTTCTATGGACGAATTAGAAGGTAAAGTGGTTTTTGTTAAGTTCTGGGGTATGTTTTGTCCAAATTGTCTGATTGACCTTCCTTACATTGATGATCTTCATAATGATTATGTAGATGATGAGGAAGTCGAAATATTAACAGTCAATTTTTCTGATTCGCCTTCTGATGTGGAAAGTTTGATGGAAGATGAGGGATATAGTTTTGAAGTATTATTTGACATTGATGAAGAAGCTGCAAGAGGATTTGGAGTTACAGGTGCACCGACGTATTACGTTGTTGATGCAGATGGTAAAATAGTATTTGAAAATCCTGGACAACTTGGTTATGATAATGCTAAGAACGCAATTGAAGATGCTAGATAA
- a CDS encoding AAA family ATPase, whose product MPPKKIAVAGKGGTGKTTFASLLIRYLAEKKKGTILGVDADPNANLNEALGEEAENTIGDILNSTKERDAVPQGMTKERFIEFRLMEALIETDNVDLIVMGNPEGPGCYCYPNDLLRKHLEDMEKNYDYVVIDNEAGLEHLSRKTISDVDVLFVISDSSARGIRSAARVKEIVEGVDMNVDQMYLLVTRTDFEDMDEILKEEIDKTGIELIGNIPYDKKVVEFDLRGKPLFDLPSDSVSVTSTWKILDRLNL is encoded by the coding sequence ATGCCACCAAAGAAAATTGCAGTAGCAGGTAAAGGAGGAACAGGTAAAACGACCTTTGCTTCGCTGCTTATACGTTACCTTGCAGAAAAGAAGAAGGGAACAATCTTAGGTGTTGATGCTGATCCTAATGCTAACCTTAATGAAGCTTTAGGTGAAGAGGCTGAAAATACTATTGGTGATATTTTAAATAGTACAAAAGAACGTGACGCGGTTCCTCAAGGTATGACGAAAGAAAGATTTATTGAATTTAGGCTAATGGAAGCTTTGATTGAAACAGATAATGTCGATTTGATTGTTATGGGCAATCCAGAGGGGCCGGGATGCTACTGCTATCCTAATGATCTTTTGAGAAAGCATTTAGAAGATATGGAAAAGAACTATGATTATGTAGTTATCGATAATGAAGCTGGGTTAGAGCATTTGAGTAGAAAAACCATAAGTGACGTAGATGTTTTGTTTGTCATCAGTGATTCTTCAGCTAGAGGCATACGTTCTGCAGCTAGGGTTAAGGAAATAGTTGAAGGTGTTGATATGAATGTAGATCAGATGTATCTTTTAGTTACCAGGACTGATTTTGAGGACATGGATGAAATTTTGAAAGAAGAAATAGATAAAACCGGAATAGAGCTAATAGGTAATATACCATATGATAAAAAAGTTGTGGAATTTGATTTGAGAGGAAAGCCGTTGTTTGATTTGCCTTCAGATTCAGTTTCAGTGACTTCTACATGGAAGATTTTAGACAGACTAAATCTCTAG
- the mobA gene encoding molybdenum cofactor guanylyltransferase — MDKEVSAVILAGGVSKRMGHKNKAFLKLGNKPVIEWLLEALQKVFNDIYIVTDTPEQYKEYTMVKTTGDKIIRPERSTLAGIHAGIHEVDSKYGFVVACDMPFINTDLINEMIKLCNGYDVIIPCYRGHVEPTFALYHKNCLPYIERNLLNDNFRIVNFFPDVKVKHLSEEFTKKFDPEFNSFLNLNTPEELNKATKLIKKRH; from the coding sequence ATGGACAAAGAAGTTTCTGCTGTTATTTTGGCTGGCGGTGTCAGCAAAAGGATGGGACATAAAAATAAAGCCTTTTTGAAATTAGGTAATAAGCCTGTGATTGAGTGGCTGTTAGAAGCTCTCCAGAAAGTATTTAATGATATATATATAGTAACTGATACACCTGAACAATATAAAGAATACACCATGGTCAAAACAACTGGTGATAAGATTATTCGACCAGAAAGAAGTACATTAGCAGGAATTCATGCTGGCATTCACGAAGTTGACAGTAAGTACGGATTTGTAGTAGCATGTGATATGCCTTTTATTAACACAGATTTGATAAATGAAATGATTAAATTATGCAATGGATACGATGTAATAATACCTTGTTATAGAGGACATGTTGAGCCTACATTTGCTTTGTATCACAAAAACTGTCTGCCTTATATTGAAAGGAATTTATTAAATGACAATTTTAGAATAGTTAATTTTTTCCCTGATGTCAAAGTGAAACATTTGAGTGAAGAATTTACCAAAAAATTTGATCCGGAGTTTAATTCTTTTTTGAACCTAAATACTCCCGAAGAATTAAACAAGGCAACAAAGTTAATTAAAAAAAGGCATTGA